The Methylococcus sp. Mc7 genomic sequence CAACAACCGTTTCAAAGACTTGATCCAGTTCGATCCCGTCGCGTTCCGCATGGAAAACATCAACAATGCCACAGCCGAGGGCCTGGAAACCTATGTCGAACTGAATCCGCTGAGCGGCCTGGACCTGCGGGCAACGTATACCTACATGGACAGCCGGGACAAGGATACCGGAAACCCTCTGTACCAGAGAGCCCGGGACAAAGGAGCATTCGACGCCAATTACCGTTTCGACAGCGGCGCCAACGTACACGCGAACATCGTGATGGTCGGCCCCCGGCTCAGCATCGGCAACCGCATGGTGCCCGGCTATGTCGTGCTCAACCTCGCGGGATCCTACGAAGTCAGCGACCGGCTGTCGCTGTGGACCCGGGTGGATAACGCGCTCAACAAATGGTACGAGGAAGTCTACGGTTACGGTGCCACTGGCGCCGCGGCTTACGGCGGCCTCACCCTGACCTATTAGCGGGACGCCCTATTTCACCACCCGCAGTGCCGGCCGCTTTTTCTGCGCCGGCTCCTGCGGTTCGGGTGGCGGCGGAGGTTCGCCGCCGGGCCCCTCTTCCTGGTCGAACACCATGCCCTGGCCATTTTCGCGGGCATACAGCGCCATGACGGCCGACACCGGGATGTAGACGCTAGTGGGTGTCCCGCCGAAACGGGCGCTGAACGTCACTTCGTGGTTGTTCATGTCCAGATGCTGCACGGCTTGCGGGCGGAGATTGAGCACGATGCGCCCTTCCTGCACGTATTGCCGCGGCACGTCGACCGAGGGCGCTTCGGCGTCGACGAGCAGATAAGGCGTGAAATCGTTGTCGATCAGCCACTCGTAAACAGCCCGTATGAGATAGGGCTTGAGAGGGATCATGCGTCTTCCGGGATCACGTGGGCCGGCGCGGCGAACTCCCGCTCCTCTTCGCTCAGGCTCGCCTGAAACGAATGGCGTTCGAACAGCCGGGCCGCATAAGCCTTGATCGGCTCGGCCTGGCGAGGCAGATCGATACCCAGCATGGGCAGCCGCCACAGCAACGGTGCCAGCGAACAGTCGACCAGGCAGAATTCGTCACTCAGGAAATAGGGCTTGGCGGCGAATATGGGCGCCGCTGCGAGCAGGCTTTCCCGCAACTGCTTCCTGGCCTTCTGGCTTCTGCCCTCGGGCGCATTTTCGATTTCCTCGAGAAGACTGTACCAGTCCCGCTCGACCCGATGGACGAGCAAGCGCGCCCTGGCCCGCGAGACCGGGTCCATCGGATGCAGCGGGGGATGGGGAAAACGCTCGTCGAGGTACTCCATGATGATGCGGGAGTCGTAGAGCACCAAGTCCCGGTCGACGAGCGTCGGCATGGTGCCATAGGGATTCAGCTCGACCAGATCCTCGGGGGGATCGCCCATGTCGACATATTCGATGTCCGCGGAAATTCCTTTTTCATGCAGCACGATCCGCGTACGATGACTGTACGCGCAGGTCGGGGAACAAAACAGAGTCATCACGGATTTTCGGCTGGCCGCTGTTGCCACGTATCACACCTCTTTCATGTCGTGATCACGCCCGGAATCCCCTTCCTTATCATGTCCAGCCGCGAATCGGCGGGCCCATCCCCAGGGAAGCGGCGGAACTCTCGAGAAAGCCGCCCCTCGGGGGAAGCCCCCACCCTGGAAGGCCCCTGGGACGCTCGCCCAGTTGCAACGAACCCGTGCGTTGAGCCGGACGGATCGGGACCTTGGCGCACCGCAACCCATCCGGATTGTATCATGATCGTTTCAGGCGATGTCTTTCCAGTATTCCCGCTTGAGCCGGTAGAGAACGACCGCCAGAA encodes the following:
- a CDS encoding ClpXP protease specificity-enhancing factor, which translates into the protein MIPLKPYLIRAVYEWLIDNDFTPYLLVDAEAPSVDVPRQYVQEGRIVLNLRPQAVQHLDMNNHEVTFSARFGGTPTSVYIPVSAVMALYARENGQGMVFDQEEGPGGEPPPPPEPQEPAQKKRPALRVVK
- a CDS encoding glutathione S-transferase N-terminal domain-containing protein; the protein is MTLFCSPTCAYSHRTRIVLHEKGISADIEYVDMGDPPEDLVELNPYGTMPTLVDRDLVLYDSRIIMEYLDERFPHPPLHPMDPVSRARARLLVHRVERDWYSLLEEIENAPEGRSQKARKQLRESLLAAAPIFAAKPYFLSDEFCLVDCSLAPLLWRLPMLGIDLPRQAEPIKAYAARLFERHSFQASLSEEEREFAAPAHVIPEDA